GATCAGATGCCTATGTCGAGGTCGTCCGCGCGTTGCTCGCCGGCGGCGCAGATCCGGCAATCGCAGACGGCGAGGGCGCCTCGCCCCGCGAACTCGCCGCCGGCCGCGGATACGACGCAATCGTCGCCGTGCTCGACACCGCCCTGTGATGCCCGAACTTCTGCCGTGGGCGTGGGCCGTGCTGGCGCTCGCCGCGCTCGCGATCGGCCTCGCGAAGACCGCGATCCCCGGTGGTGGCATCCTGCCTGTCGCGCTCTTCGCGGCTGTGCTTCCGGCTCGCACCTCGACGGCGGCGCTGCTGCTCCTGCTCATCGTCGGCGACATGTTCGCACTGGTCGCCTATCGACGGCACGCGCACTGGCCGACGCTGCTGCGGCTGGCACCGGCGGTCGTCGCTGGCCTGGTGGCCGGGTTCGCCTTTCTCGCGATCGGTGATGACAACGTCGTGCGCCGCGCGATCGGCGTCATCCTGCTCGCGATGATCGCCGTGACGCTGTGGCGACGCTGGCGGCAGAGCAAGGCGGATGCCGAGACTGCCCCGCACGGGGTCGTGATCGCATCCACCTACGGCGCACTCGCCGGCTTCACGACCATGGTCGCCAACGCCGCCGGGCCGGTGATGTCGATGTACTTCCTCGCGATGCGCACTCCCGTGCAGGTGTTCCTCGGCACCTCGGCGTGGTTCTTCGCGATCGTGAACCTCGTGAAGGTGCCATTCCTCGCCGGCATCGGGCTGTTCAACGGCCCTGTGCTGCTGATGGACGCCGTGCTCATCCCGCTCGTCGTCATCGGCGCACTGCTCGGCATCCGACTCGCCCGCCGGATGAAGCAGCAGGTGTTCGACAAGATCGTGATCGGCCTGACGATCATCGGCGCCGTCTACCTGCTGTTCTGAGCCGGCGAGCAGCTACCCGAGGAAGATGTCCGGGAACAACCGGTCGTCCGGGGTGCCGGGAATCGCAGCGTAGCCGGAGAAGTC
The DNA window shown above is from Microbacterium murale and carries:
- a CDS encoding sulfite exporter TauE/SafE family protein — translated: MPELLPWAWAVLALAALAIGLAKTAIPGGGILPVALFAAVLPARTSTAALLLLLIVGDMFALVAYRRHAHWPTLLRLAPAVVAGLVAGFAFLAIGDDNVVRRAIGVILLAMIAVTLWRRWRQSKADAETAPHGVVIASTYGALAGFTTMVANAAGPVMSMYFLAMRTPVQVFLGTSAWFFAIVNLVKVPFLAGIGLFNGPVLLMDAVLIPLVVIGALLGIRLARRMKQQVFDKIVIGLTIIGAVYLLF